A single region of the Streptomyces sp. NBC_01803 genome encodes:
- a CDS encoding DUF6716 putative glycosyltransferase, with protein MGSAVPRAVVLADSDSRWKWAAHAARKLAPRHAIDARFLLTSTTPTERQIAEVDVAPDTSRFVTCAELLDDPALAEAELIVVGTIGGTVLALIHSLGMAWDGASRRPVVASGYVGALYENLVDGLLLRVGSDILLANGPDDATRFRDIYRGIGADPFSVVEAALPFLGGRRYDPSAVGRGDRPFTVCFAVQPTVPASRAARAGLLDKLQRHARRFPDREVLLKLRVREGETTSRIERFPYQELYDELPDPPPNLKVAHGDMGQVLDRTDLLVTVSSTAALEAVHRGIPTAILTDYGIREAHGNHFFLHSGALASWAQLDEGLVPRVSHEWAARQGIGPRDPYAAARTRFAQLTARSSLPRMRPYYTPRNASDYLETLLMRHGLGLSGRPLPGGAAGAGGPTAMRKLIQRGADGLYRVGRARVAPVIRRLAQGQ; from the coding sequence ATGGGAAGCGCAGTTCCCCGTGCCGTCGTGCTCGCGGACTCGGACAGCCGGTGGAAGTGGGCCGCCCATGCCGCCCGGAAGCTCGCGCCCCGGCACGCCATCGACGCCCGCTTCCTGCTCACCTCGACCACCCCCACCGAGCGCCAGATCGCCGAGGTCGACGTGGCCCCGGACACCAGCCGCTTCGTCACCTGCGCCGAGCTGCTGGACGACCCCGCGCTGGCCGAGGCCGAGCTGATCGTCGTCGGGACCATCGGCGGCACCGTGCTCGCGCTCATCCACAGCCTGGGGATGGCCTGGGACGGCGCCTCCCGGCGGCCCGTCGTCGCCTCCGGCTACGTGGGCGCGCTCTACGAGAACCTGGTGGACGGCCTGCTGCTGCGGGTCGGCTCCGACATCCTGCTGGCCAACGGCCCGGACGACGCCACCCGCTTCCGCGACATCTACCGGGGCATCGGCGCCGACCCGTTCAGCGTGGTCGAGGCGGCACTGCCGTTCCTCGGCGGACGCCGCTACGACCCCTCGGCGGTCGGCCGCGGCGACCGCCCGTTCACCGTCTGCTTCGCCGTCCAGCCGACCGTCCCCGCCTCCCGCGCGGCGCGCGCCGGGCTGCTGGACAAGCTCCAGCGGCACGCCCGCCGCTTCCCCGACCGCGAAGTGCTGCTCAAATTGCGCGTCCGGGAGGGCGAGACGACCAGCCGGATCGAGCGCTTCCCGTACCAGGAGCTGTACGACGAGCTGCCCGACCCGCCGCCCAACCTCAAGGTCGCGCACGGCGACATGGGCCAGGTGCTGGACCGCACCGACCTGCTGGTCACCGTCAGCTCGACCGCCGCCCTGGAGGCTGTCCACCGCGGCATCCCGACCGCGATCCTCACCGACTACGGGATCCGCGAGGCGCACGGCAACCACTTCTTCCTGCACTCCGGCGCGCTCGCCTCGTGGGCCCAGCTCGACGAAGGGCTCGTCCCCCGGGTCAGCCACGAGTGGGCGGCCCGCCAGGGCATCGGCCCGCGCGACCCGTACGCCGCCGCCCGCACCCGGTTCGCCCAGCTGACGGCGCGCTCCTCGCTGCCGCGCATGCGGCCGTACTACACACCGCGGAACGCCTCGGACTATCTGGAGACGCTGCTGATGCGCCACGGCCTCGGCCTCAGCGGACGCCCGCTGCCCGGCGGCGCGGCGGGCGCGGGCGGTCCGACCGCGATGCGCAAGCTGATCCAGCGCGGCGCCGACGGCCTCTACCGCGTCGGGCGGGCCCGTGTCGCACCCGTCATCCGCCGCCTGGCACAAGGACAGTGA
- a CDS encoding ABC transporter permease has protein sequence MTVLRTSLRSLLAHKGRMLLSGAAVVLSVAFVCGTLVFTATMNTTFDQLFAETASNVMIAAVEEDDDQSAFEEGPTTGVPETLPVSVLDRVAAVDGVERVTGTVTSTTAVAVDAANENIGPTGGAPTVVANWSDIESRSMEIAEGEPPAGPDQVMIDGDTADKKDLALGDELRLVTAFGDYPVTITGIADFTVTNPGAAVLYIDLPTAQRILLDAEDRVTTVYVDSTGTVTDEELKAAVTAALGDGTYKIQTADEYIEENRDEIGQALSILKYVLLGFAGVALLVGVFLIVNTFSMLVAQRTREIGLMRAIGSSRGQINRSVLIEALLLGLVASITGFGVGIGLAVGLMEVMGLLGMNLSTEELTIGWSVPVVGIVLGVAVTLVAAYIPSRRAGRISPMAALRDAGIPGDTRAGRIRAAVGAVCTVVGLAALAGTATADDSAADGVPYLVLGVPLSLIGLIVVGPSLVGLVVRGLSAVLLRMFGPVGRLAERNALRNPRRTGATAAALMIGLALVAGLSVVGTSMVASATEEIDDSLGADFVVSATNFGPIRPDEAEAVRSVAELDHVTEVRQIESAVTFPGGGRSDITFSVTPLSYVDDFTSSVLSGDMTEALGPGAISVDVDTAERRDLEVGDELTVAFRDGETTTLAVRAITSTDSVLEGNAWYVGVDTVRLHVPDGALPLPTMMFATAADGQQDAARAALEAALDRYPTMEVRDQAEFKDLIQGQVGQLLVMIYGLLALAIIVAVLGVVNTLALSVIERTREIGLMRAIGLSRRQLRRMVRLESVVIALFGALLGLGLGLAWGAAGQQLLAAENFTVLEIPWLTIIGVFIGSALVGLLAALLPAFRAGRMNILNAIGTD, from the coding sequence ATGACCGTCCTGAGAACGTCCCTGCGGAGCCTCCTCGCCCACAAGGGGCGCATGCTCCTGTCCGGGGCGGCGGTGGTCCTCTCGGTCGCGTTCGTCTGCGGAACGCTGGTCTTCACCGCCACCATGAACACGACGTTCGACCAGCTCTTCGCCGAGACGGCGTCCAACGTGATGATCGCCGCGGTGGAGGAGGACGACGACCAGAGCGCCTTCGAGGAGGGCCCCACCACCGGCGTCCCCGAGACCCTGCCCGTCTCGGTGCTCGACCGGGTCGCCGCCGTCGACGGCGTGGAGCGCGTGACCGGCACGGTCACCTCCACCACCGCGGTCGCCGTGGACGCCGCGAACGAGAACATAGGCCCGACCGGCGGCGCCCCCACCGTCGTCGCCAACTGGTCGGACATCGAGTCGCGGTCCATGGAGATCGCGGAGGGCGAGCCGCCGGCCGGGCCGGACCAGGTCATGATCGACGGTGACACCGCTGACAAGAAGGACCTCGCCCTCGGGGACGAGCTCCGCCTCGTGACCGCCTTCGGGGACTACCCCGTCACCATCACCGGCATCGCGGACTTCACGGTCACCAACCCCGGCGCGGCCGTCCTCTACATCGACCTGCCCACCGCCCAGCGGATTCTGCTGGACGCCGAGGACCGGGTCACCACGGTCTACGTGGACTCCACGGGCACGGTCACCGACGAGGAGTTGAAGGCCGCCGTCACCGCCGCCCTCGGCGACGGCACCTACAAGATCCAGACCGCCGACGAGTACATCGAGGAGAACCGCGACGAGATCGGCCAGGCGCTGAGCATCCTGAAGTACGTGCTGCTCGGCTTCGCCGGCGTGGCGCTGCTCGTCGGCGTCTTCCTGATCGTCAACACCTTCTCCATGCTCGTCGCCCAGCGCACCCGCGAGATCGGGCTGATGCGGGCGATCGGCTCCAGCCGGGGGCAGATCAACCGCTCAGTGCTGATCGAGGCGCTGCTGCTGGGCCTGGTCGCCTCGATCACCGGCTTCGGCGTCGGCATCGGTCTCGCCGTCGGCCTGATGGAGGTGATGGGCCTGCTCGGCATGAACCTCAGCACCGAGGAGCTGACCATCGGCTGGAGCGTGCCGGTCGTCGGGATCGTCCTCGGCGTCGCCGTCACCCTCGTCGCCGCCTACATCCCCTCCCGGCGGGCCGGACGGATCAGCCCGATGGCCGCGCTGCGCGACGCGGGCATCCCCGGCGACACGCGGGCCGGACGGATACGGGCGGCCGTGGGCGCGGTGTGCACGGTCGTCGGCCTGGCCGCCCTCGCCGGGACGGCCACGGCGGACGACAGCGCCGCCGACGGCGTGCCGTACCTCGTCCTCGGCGTCCCGCTCAGCCTGATCGGGCTGATCGTCGTCGGGCCGTCCCTGGTCGGACTGGTGGTACGGGGCCTCAGCGCGGTCCTGCTGCGGATGTTCGGCCCGGTCGGTCGGCTGGCCGAGCGCAACGCCCTGCGCAACCCGCGCCGCACCGGCGCCACCGCCGCCGCGCTGATGATCGGGCTGGCGCTGGTGGCCGGCCTGTCGGTGGTCGGCACCTCGATGGTGGCCTCCGCGACCGAGGAGATCGACGACTCGCTGGGCGCCGACTTCGTGGTGTCCGCCACCAACTTCGGCCCGATCCGGCCCGACGAGGCCGAGGCGGTGCGCTCGGTCGCGGAGCTGGACCACGTGACCGAGGTGCGGCAGATCGAGTCCGCGGTGACGTTCCCCGGCGGCGGGCGCAGTGACATCACCTTCAGCGTGACGCCGCTCAGCTATGTGGACGACTTCACCTCCAGCGTGCTCTCCGGCGACATGACGGAGGCGCTCGGGCCCGGCGCGATCTCCGTCGACGTGGACACGGCCGAACGCCGTGACCTGGAGGTCGGCGACGAGCTGACGGTCGCGTTCCGGGACGGCGAGACCACGACCCTCGCGGTGCGGGCGATCACCTCCACCGACAGCGTGCTGGAGGGCAACGCCTGGTATGTCGGCGTCGACACCGTCCGTCTCCATGTCCCGGACGGCGCGCTGCCGCTGCCGACGATGATGTTCGCCACGGCGGCCGACGGACAGCAGGACGCGGCCCGCGCCGCGCTGGAGGCGGCGCTCGACCGGTACCCGACGATGGAGGTCCGCGACCAGGCCGAGTTCAAGGACCTGATCCAGGGCCAGGTCGGCCAGCTCCTCGTCATGATCTACGGGCTGCTGGCGCTGGCGATCATCGTGGCGGTCCTGGGCGTGGTGAACACCCTGGCCCTGTCGGTCATCGAACGGACCCGGGAGATCGGGCTGATGCGGGCCATCGGCCTCTCGCGCCGCCAACTGCGGCGGATGGTGCGGCTGGAGTCGGTGGTGATCGCCCTCTTCGGCGCGCTGCTCGGCCTCGGCCTCGGCCTGGCCTGGGGAGCGGCGGGTCAACAGCTCCTGGCCGCCGAGAACTTCACGGTCCTGGAGATCCCCTGGCTCACGATCATCGGAGTGTTCATCGGCTCCGCCCTGGTCGGCCTCCTGGCCGCCCTCCTCCCGGCCTTCCGCGCCGGAAGGATGAACATCCTGAACGCGATCGGCACGGACTGA
- a CDS encoding ABC transporter ATP-binding protein, translating into MAARAEGVVKAYGTGETRVVALDGVSVDVERGVFTAIMGPSGSGKSTLMHCLAGLDTVTSGRIWVGETEITGLGDKKLTRLRRDGIGFVFQAFNLLPTLSAGENITLPMDIAGRTPDPDWLRRVVETVGLTDRLRHRPGELSGGQQQRVAVARALAARPGIIFADEPTGNLDSRTGAEILGFLRRSVDDLGQTIVMVTHDPVAAAHADRIVFLADGRVVDEMREPTADRVLDRMRGFDAKGRVS; encoded by the coding sequence GTGGCCGCGCGGGCCGAGGGTGTGGTCAAGGCGTACGGAACGGGTGAGACGCGGGTTGTGGCGCTGGATGGCGTGTCGGTGGATGTCGAGCGTGGGGTGTTCACGGCGATCATGGGTCCGTCGGGGTCGGGGAAGTCGACGCTGATGCACTGCCTGGCGGGGCTGGACACGGTCACGAGCGGCCGGATCTGGGTGGGGGAGACCGAGATCACCGGGCTGGGGGACAAGAAGCTGACGAGGCTGCGGCGGGACGGCATCGGCTTCGTCTTCCAGGCGTTCAACCTGCTGCCCACGCTCAGCGCCGGCGAGAACATCACCCTCCCGATGGACATCGCCGGCCGCACACCCGACCCCGACTGGCTGCGGCGGGTCGTGGAGACCGTCGGTCTCACCGACCGCCTGCGCCACCGGCCCGGCGAGCTGTCCGGCGGCCAGCAGCAGCGCGTCGCCGTCGCCCGCGCCCTCGCCGCCCGCCCCGGGATCATCTTCGCCGACGAACCCACCGGCAACCTCGACTCCCGCACCGGCGCCGAGATCCTCGGCTTCCTGCGCCGCTCCGTCGACGACCTCGGCCAGACCATCGTCATGGTCACCCACGACCCCGTCGCCGCCGCCCACGCCGACCGCATCGTCTTCCTCGCCGACGGCCGCGTCGTGGACGAGATGCGCGAGCCGACGGCCGACCGGGTGCTGGACCGCATGCGTGGCTTCGACGCCAAGGGACGGGTCTCATGA